The following coding sequences are from one Pasteurellaceae bacterium RH1A window:
- a CDS encoding oxidoreductase, producing the protein MLKFAHQEHRKSYYFDTRNQEFSFPALQGDQSADVCVIGAGFLGLSTALELAQQGKKVIVLEGARVGFGASGRSGGQAINGFEDGIDEYIETVGLENARKLWAMSLEALDIIDERIAKYGIQCDWKRGYATLALNERRMQDLIEADKASREIFGYQQGQIWDRKQVQAHVGSQLYVGGLYDSQSGHLHPLNYCLGLAQACVQEGVTLYEQSPVLELSGQAIVTVKTDKGSVRAENVVLATNAYIDALPKSIHRGIARKILPVESFIIATEPLDQATADSVINNGMSVCDNNLFLDYYRLSADNRLLFGSDSSTNVDMVAQMRANMLKVFPQLEAVKIDYGWAGPIDMTINSTPHFGRIQPNIYFAQGFSGHGVALTGLAGRIMAEAIGGNDERLRVFEKLKVPGIYGGKWVKKSAMAIGKQYYRYLDRYR; encoded by the coding sequence ATGCTGAAATTTGCCCATCAGGAACATCGCAAGTCCTACTATTTTGATACCCGTAACCAAGAATTTTCCTTTCCAGCCCTACAAGGCGACCAATCTGCCGACGTTTGCGTTATTGGAGCCGGCTTTTTAGGCCTTTCCACCGCCCTAGAACTGGCCCAACAGGGCAAGAAGGTTATCGTGCTGGAAGGGGCCAGAGTGGGCTTTGGGGCTTCGGGTCGGTCAGGTGGCCAGGCCATTAACGGCTTTGAGGACGGGATTGATGAATATATCGAAACGGTCGGCCTGGAAAATGCCCGCAAGCTCTGGGCCATGTCGCTGGAGGCCCTTGATATCATCGATGAACGGATAGCCAAATATGGCATTCAATGCGACTGGAAGCGGGGCTATGCCACTTTGGCCCTGAACGAACGCCGTATGCAGGACTTAATCGAAGCCGACAAGGCCAGCCGTGAAATCTTCGGTTACCAACAGGGGCAAATTTGGGATAGAAAACAGGTGCAAGCCCACGTTGGCAGTCAGCTTTATGTGGGGGGGCTTTATGACAGCCAGTCAGGCCACTTGCACCCACTCAATTATTGCCTAGGTCTGGCTCAAGCCTGTGTGCAAGAGGGGGTAACCCTTTACGAACAATCGCCTGTGCTGGAACTTTCAGGGCAAGCTATCGTGACCGTTAAAACCGACAAAGGCAGCGTTCGGGCAGAAAATGTGGTGCTAGCCACTAATGCCTATATTGATGCCCTGCCCAAGTCTATCCATCGGGGCATTGCCCGCAAGATTTTGCCTGTGGAGAGTTTTATTATCGCCACCGAACCGCTGGATCAGGCCACCGCCGACAGTGTGATTAACAACGGCATGTCAGTCTGCGACAACAATCTCTTTTTAGACTACTATCGTTTGAGCGCTGACAACCGCCTGCTCTTTGGCAGTGATTCCTCCACAAACGTGGATATGGTCGCCCAAATGCGGGCCAATATGCTTAAGGTCTTTCCTCAGTTGGAAGCGGTTAAAATCGACTACGGCTGGGCTGGCCCCATTGATATGACTATCAATTCCACCCCTCACTTTGGGCGTATCCAACCCAACATCTACTTCGCCCAAGGCTTTTCAGGCCACGGGGTAGCTCTCACGGGGTTAGCGGGCAGAATTATGGCCGAAGCTATAGGGGGCAATGATGAACGCTTAAGGGTATTTGAAAAACTTAAGGTGCCTGGTATCTATGGAGGGAAGTGGGTCAAGAAATCGGCTATGGCTATTGGAAAGCAGTATTATCGTTATTTGGATAGGTATCGTTAG
- a CDS encoding 2-succinyl-6-hydroxy-2,4-cyclohexadiene-1-carboxylate synthase has translation MIFLHGLLGSQDDWSAVLSHLQKNPAFYPLALDLPGHGSNQALVCQSFAAVRGWLDQTLQNLIGSQPFWLVGYSLGGRIALDYALQANNPNLQGAILEGANLGLATEEERAVRLANDQAWAERFSSEPIESVLEDWYQQAVFADLNLAKRQALIAKRKHNDGRQIAQILMATSLAKQPYYLKQLKQATNIHFVIGQRDKKFRTMVEFAGLNHHILANAGHNAHWENPQAFADLIAQKIQK, from the coding sequence ATTATTTTTCTCCACGGCCTCCTTGGCTCCCAAGACGACTGGTCAGCCGTTTTATCCCATTTGCAAAAAAATCCTGCTTTTTACCCGCTTGCCCTAGATTTGCCTGGCCACGGAAGCAACCAAGCTCTCGTTTGTCAGAGTTTTGCAGCCGTCAGGGGCTGGCTAGATCAAACCCTTCAAAACCTGATTGGCTCTCAACCCTTTTGGCTGGTAGGCTATTCCCTGGGTGGGCGGATTGCCCTGGATTACGCCCTGCAAGCCAATAATCCTAATCTACAGGGGGCGATTTTAGAGGGGGCAAACCTAGGCTTGGCAACGGAAGAGGAGCGTGCAGTCCGCCTGGCTAACGATCAGGCCTGGGCGGAGCGTTTTTCCTCTGAACCCATTGAAAGCGTGTTGGAAGATTGGTACCAGCAAGCGGTCTTTGCTGATCTCAATCTTGCAAAAAGGCAGGCTCTGATAGCAAAACGCAAGCATAATGATGGTAGGCAAATCGCCCAAATACTTATGGCAACATCGCTGGCCAAGCAGCCCTATTATTTAAAACAGCTCAAACAGGCCACCAATATCCATTTTGTAATTGGCCAGCGGGATAAAAAATTCCGCACTATGGTGGAATTTGCGGGCCTAAATCATCATATTCTTGCAAATGCAGGCCACAATGCCCATTGGGAAAACCCCCAAGCCTTTGCAGACCTGATCGCCCAAAAGATCCAAAAATAA
- a CDS encoding 2-succinyl-5-enolpyruvyl-6-hydroxy-3-cyclohexene-1-carboxylic-acid synthase, translating into MNSTSAFNRSWARVVLHALLPYGLKHICIAPGSRSTPLTLEALHLEGLGLVQCHSHFDERGLGFFALGMAKATNEPVAVIVTSGTAVANLYPAVIEASLTHQKLIVLSADRPPELIGCGVNQAIEQQGIFASYPVASLNLPKPSRDYTANWLAASVEKACNDQAQKGGVVHVNAPFAEPLYQADEAAIGADPWLAPLSRWLNQPQAKWLDGQATQKDVLMHENWDYWRTKRGVVIVGKLPIEQGSGLKLWAETLGWCLLSDVQSCIEASLPYADIWLSNETVRQRLLQADIVVQFGTQVVSKRVNNFLADFKGEYWLVDEYQDYINPHAHSQTRFVAKAHHFTRVHPALRQKPWLLEPLALSQFCAGFIEQQVGGNLNEASLAHHIQQVLPSNGNLFIGNSLFVRLVDALCKLPEAYPVFTNRGASGIDGLIATMAGLAKASERPTVGVIGDVSALHDLNSVALLRQISHPTILFVVNNSGGAIFDMLPVEAKAKDRFYRLSHNFEFSQIATMFGLEYIRPFTWADLNAKLKQAYARRGVTIVEIKVNDQDGSNLYKSLIEQISRASID; encoded by the coding sequence ATGAACAGCACAAGCGCTTTTAACCGTTCTTGGGCCAGGGTGGTGCTACACGCCTTGTTGCCTTATGGCCTCAAGCACATCTGTATCGCCCCTGGCTCCCGTTCCACCCCGCTTACCCTTGAGGCCCTCCATTTAGAAGGCCTGGGCCTGGTGCAATGCCACAGCCATTTTGATGAACGGGGCCTGGGCTTTTTCGCCTTGGGGATGGCTAAGGCGACCAATGAACCTGTAGCGGTGATCGTAACCTCGGGCACGGCGGTGGCCAACCTCTATCCTGCGGTGATTGAGGCCAGCTTAACCCACCAGAAGCTGATTGTGCTGTCGGCCGACCGTCCGCCAGAGCTGATCGGCTGTGGGGTCAATCAGGCCATTGAACAGCAAGGCATTTTTGCCTCCTACCCTGTGGCTAGCCTTAATTTACCTAAACCAAGCCGGGATTATACCGCTAACTGGCTGGCAGCCTCAGTTGAAAAGGCCTGCAACGATCAAGCCCAAAAGGGTGGAGTGGTACATGTTAACGCGCCTTTTGCCGAACCCCTCTACCAGGCCGATGAGGCAGCGATTGGGGCTGACCCTTGGCTGGCCCCGCTTTCCCGTTGGCTCAACCAGCCACAAGCCAAGTGGTTGGATGGTCAGGCTACCCAAAAAGATGTGCTTATGCATGAAAACTGGGACTATTGGCGCACCAAACGGGGCGTGGTGATTGTTGGTAAGCTGCCGATTGAACAGGGTTCCGGCCTTAAACTTTGGGCTGAAACCCTGGGCTGGTGTCTTTTGAGTGATGTGCAATCCTGCATTGAAGCCAGCCTGCCTTATGCGGATATTTGGCTGTCTAACGAAACTGTCCGCCAGCGCCTCTTGCAGGCCGATATTGTGGTGCAATTTGGCACCCAGGTGGTCAGCAAGCGGGTCAATAATTTCTTGGCTGACTTTAAGGGCGAATATTGGTTGGTGGATGAGTATCAGGACTACATCAATCCTCACGCCCACAGCCAAACCCGCTTTGTGGCCAAGGCTCATCATTTTACCCGGGTTCACCCAGCCCTACGCCAAAAACCTTGGCTCTTGGAGCCTCTGGCCCTGTCGCAATTCTGTGCTGGCTTTATCGAACAGCAGGTGGGCGGCAACCTCAACGAGGCTTCATTGGCCCACCATATCCAGCAGGTGCTGCCTAGCAATGGCAATCTCTTTATCGGCAACAGTCTCTTTGTCCGCCTGGTGGATGCACTGTGCAAGCTGCCTGAAGCCTACCCAGTCTTTACCAATCGTGGAGCCAGCGGGATTGACGGCCTCATTGCCACCATGGCAGGCCTGGCCAAGGCCAGCGAACGGCCAACTGTGGGGGTGATTGGCGATGTATCCGCCCTGCACGATCTCAACTCTGTCGCCTTGTTACGCCAAATCAGCCACCCGACCATTCTCTTTGTGGTCAATAACAGCGGTGGGGCTATTTTCGATATGCTGCCGGTGGAAGCCAAGGCCAAGGATCGCTTCTACCGCCTGTCGCATAATTTTGAGTTCTCCCAAATCGCCACCATGTTTGGCTTGGAATATATCCGCCCCTTCACTTGGGCTGATCTCAATGCCAAGCTCAAACAGGCCTATGCCCGCCGGGGCGTGACCATTGTGGAAATCAAGGTTAATGATCAGGATGGCAGTAACCTCTATAAGTCCTTGATTGAGCAGATTTCGAGAGCATCGATTGATTAA